A window of Euwallacea similis isolate ESF13 chromosome 10, ESF131.1, whole genome shotgun sequence contains these coding sequences:
- the LOC136411563 gene encoding uncharacterized protein, with protein MMKFVLLVAAMVIVPSMANSIGADIRPIYTNEEETNIGNRPIYTNVEDNVIGNRPIYTNDEEQIVSDHRPIYDNLEDSIETVHRPIYENVEDSIVGEHKPIFDNIEDSAADSACDICFTHLQTLIAALQAA; from the exons ATGATGAAATTCGTTCTCTTGGTTGCTGCTATGGTCATTGTACCAA gCATGGCAAACTCCATTGGCGCCGACATCAGGCCAATCTATACTAACGAGGAAGAAACCAATATTGGGAACAGGCCCATCTACACGAACGTTGAAGACAACGTCATTGGGAACCGACCCATCTACACCAACGATGAAGAGCAAATTGTCTCTGATCACCGCCCGATCTACGACAACCTCGAAGACTCCATCGAAACCGTCCATAGGCCCATCTACGAAAATGTAGAAGATTCCATCGTTGGTGAACACAAACCCATTTTCGACAACATCGAAGACTCTGCCGCGGATTCTGCCTGCGATATTTGCTTCACTCATCTACAGACTTTGATTGCTGCTCTTCAGGCTGCCTAA
- the RunxA gene encoding uncharacterized protein RunxA isoform X1: MHLTNNAQTPTTATTASPDSSSLINDTYTKMTSDILAERTLNDFLSEHPGELMRTGSPLFVCTVLPPHWRSNKTLPVAFKVVALGDIGDGTVVTVRAGNDENYCAELRNSTAVMKNQVAKFNDLRFVGRSGRGKSFTLTIMVSTSPPQVATYNKAIKVTVDGPREPRSKTILSFLGQQQQFHFAFGQRPFPFAATDPLSSFRMPPIGNCNNMTQFGLTTTNSHWGYSAAGAYSPYFTPSTLGSCAATTTQFTTPALGFSGATPDQTTAQDAFTTSSTVSTLLPDASATDIDQHLGLMSQTHTNHAQGATHASSLLVPRYSSTHTDFSLSGPRSLSDNSSAADSPVQDDLLGSQTTLGVNHINNSSTTTNFPLHQNMSQAAYPTSNCNNSIYPVLPGLLYSQLYSAANHQPHNFHSLHSHHTAQPHNDLQSVMDHLSTNTNPRQMNGTSDLLLNSGTCAAAAQRQDDAHNRVMNSNGPRGPGQNGDAVVWRPY; encoded by the exons ATGCATCTCACCAACAACGCTCAAACCCCGACCACGGCCACCACCGCCTCGCCAGATAGCTCTAGCCTCATCAACGACACCTACACCAAAATGACCTCGGACATCTTGGCAGAGAGGACCCTCAATGACTTTCTCTCCGAACATCCCGGAGAATTAATGAGGACTGGAAGTCCGTTGTTTGTTTGTACCGTACTGCCTCCTCATTGGAGGTCGAACAAAACTTTGCCAGTGGCTTTTAAAGTGGTGGCGCTTGGTGATATAGGTGACGGTACCGTGGTGACTGTGAGGGCTGGCAATGACGAAAACTATTGTGCCGAACTGAGGAACTCGACAGCTGTTATGAAGAATCAAGTAGCTAAATTTAATGATCTTAGGTTCGTGGGGAGGAGTGGAAGAG GGAAGAGCTTCACGTTAACAATAATGGTATCGACCAGTCCACCTCAAGTAGCCACCTATAACAAAGCAATCAAAGTGACCGTCGACGGACCTCGAGAGCCTCGGTCCAAAACAA TACTCTCTTTTCTAGGACAGCAGCAGCAGTTCCATTTCGCTTTCGGACAACGTCCATTTCCCTTCGCTGCCACGGATCCTTTGTCTAGTTTTAGGATGCCACCCATAGGAAATTGTAATA ATATGACCCAATTCGGACTGACAACGACAAATTCCCACTGGGGATACAGTGCTGCAGGAGCGTATTCGCCGTATTTTACTCCGAGTACTTTAGGTTCCTGCGCAGCAACCACTACGCAGTTCACCACACCTGCCTTGGGTTTCTCAGGGGCTACGCCTGATCAAACGACTGCGCAGGATGCATTCACGACAAGTTCCACTGTTAGTACTT TGTTGCCTGACGCGTCAGCAACAGACATAGATCAGCATCTGGGACTTATGTCACAAACCCACACGAACCATGCTCAAGGTGCAACGCACGCTTCATCATTGCTGGTACCTCGCTACTCAAGCACCCATACGGACTTTAGCTTATCTGGACCCCGATCCCTTTCGGATAACTCCAGTGCAGCTGATAGTCCCGTCCAAGATGACCTCTTGGGGTCACAGACTACATTAGGAGTGAATCATATCAACAACTCTAGTACCACCACGAACTTTCCCTTGCACCAAAACATGAGCCAGGCCGCCTATCCTACCAGCAATTGCAACAATTCGATATATCCAGTGTTACCAGGCCTGCTTTACTCACAATTGTACTCTGCAGCTAACCATCAACCTCACAACTTCCATTCACTACACAGTCACCATACTGCGCAACCGCATAACGATTTGCAAAGTGTAATGGATCACTTATCTACCAATACGAATCCAAGGCAGATGAACGGAACAAGTGATTTGTTGTTGAATAGCGGAACCTGCGCAGCAGCTGCGCAGAGACAGGATGATGCGCATAATAGAGTGATGAACAGTAATGGACCCAGAGGGCCAGGACAGAATGGTGATGCTGTGGTGTGGCGCCCTTATTGA
- the RunxA gene encoding runt-related transcription factor 2 isoform X2 codes for MHLTNNAQTPTTATTASPDSSSLINDTYTKMTSDILAERTLNDFLSEHPGELMRTGSPLFVCTVLPPHWRSNKTLPVAFKVVALGDIGDGTVVTVRAGNDENYCAELRNSTAVMKNQVAKFNDLRFVGRSGRGKSFTLTIMVSTSPPQVATYNKAIKVTVDGPREPRSKTRQQQQFHFAFGQRPFPFAATDPLSSFRMPPIGNCNNMTQFGLTTTNSHWGYSAAGAYSPYFTPSTLGSCAATTTQFTTPALGFSGATPDQTTAQDAFTTSSTVSTLLPDASATDIDQHLGLMSQTHTNHAQGATHASSLLVPRYSSTHTDFSLSGPRSLSDNSSAADSPVQDDLLGSQTTLGVNHINNSSTTTNFPLHQNMSQAAYPTSNCNNSIYPVLPGLLYSQLYSAANHQPHNFHSLHSHHTAQPHNDLQSVMDHLSTNTNPRQMNGTSDLLLNSGTCAAAAQRQDDAHNRVMNSNGPRGPGQNGDAVVWRPY; via the exons ATGCATCTCACCAACAACGCTCAAACCCCGACCACGGCCACCACCGCCTCGCCAGATAGCTCTAGCCTCATCAACGACACCTACACCAAAATGACCTCGGACATCTTGGCAGAGAGGACCCTCAATGACTTTCTCTCCGAACATCCCGGAGAATTAATGAGGACTGGAAGTCCGTTGTTTGTTTGTACCGTACTGCCTCCTCATTGGAGGTCGAACAAAACTTTGCCAGTGGCTTTTAAAGTGGTGGCGCTTGGTGATATAGGTGACGGTACCGTGGTGACTGTGAGGGCTGGCAATGACGAAAACTATTGTGCCGAACTGAGGAACTCGACAGCTGTTATGAAGAATCAAGTAGCTAAATTTAATGATCTTAGGTTCGTGGGGAGGAGTGGAAGAG GGAAGAGCTTCACGTTAACAATAATGGTATCGACCAGTCCACCTCAAGTAGCCACCTATAACAAAGCAATCAAAGTGACCGTCGACGGACCTCGAGAGCCTCGGTCCAAAACAA GACAGCAGCAGCAGTTCCATTTCGCTTTCGGACAACGTCCATTTCCCTTCGCTGCCACGGATCCTTTGTCTAGTTTTAGGATGCCACCCATAGGAAATTGTAATA ATATGACCCAATTCGGACTGACAACGACAAATTCCCACTGGGGATACAGTGCTGCAGGAGCGTATTCGCCGTATTTTACTCCGAGTACTTTAGGTTCCTGCGCAGCAACCACTACGCAGTTCACCACACCTGCCTTGGGTTTCTCAGGGGCTACGCCTGATCAAACGACTGCGCAGGATGCATTCACGACAAGTTCCACTGTTAGTACTT TGTTGCCTGACGCGTCAGCAACAGACATAGATCAGCATCTGGGACTTATGTCACAAACCCACACGAACCATGCTCAAGGTGCAACGCACGCTTCATCATTGCTGGTACCTCGCTACTCAAGCACCCATACGGACTTTAGCTTATCTGGACCCCGATCCCTTTCGGATAACTCCAGTGCAGCTGATAGTCCCGTCCAAGATGACCTCTTGGGGTCACAGACTACATTAGGAGTGAATCATATCAACAACTCTAGTACCACCACGAACTTTCCCTTGCACCAAAACATGAGCCAGGCCGCCTATCCTACCAGCAATTGCAACAATTCGATATATCCAGTGTTACCAGGCCTGCTTTACTCACAATTGTACTCTGCAGCTAACCATCAACCTCACAACTTCCATTCACTACACAGTCACCATACTGCGCAACCGCATAACGATTTGCAAAGTGTAATGGATCACTTATCTACCAATACGAATCCAAGGCAGATGAACGGAACAAGTGATTTGTTGTTGAATAGCGGAACCTGCGCAGCAGCTGCGCAGAGACAGGATGATGCGCATAATAGAGTGATGAACAGTAATGGACCCAGAGGGCCAGGACAGAATGGTGATGCTGTGGTGTGGCGCCCTTATTGA